In Halovivax gelatinilyticus, the following are encoded in one genomic region:
- a CDS encoding translation initiation factor eIF-1A gives MSEESGRRNLRMPSNDEVFAVVTDHLGGNHVRLRCADGVERLGRIPGRMKYRTWIEEDDVVVAEPWDWQDEKATIEWRYTSQDATQLRREGHID, from the coding sequence ATGAGCGAAGAATCCGGGCGGCGGAACCTCCGCATGCCCTCGAACGACGAAGTATTCGCCGTCGTAACCGACCATCTCGGCGGCAATCACGTTCGTCTCCGCTGTGCAGACGGCGTCGAACGTCTGGGACGAATTCCCGGCCGAATGAAGTACCGAACGTGGATCGAAGAGGACGACGTAGTCGTCGCCGAACCGTGGGACTGGCAGGACGAGAAGGCGACCATCGAGTGGCGCTACACCAGCCAGGACGCCACGCAGCTTCGACGGGAAGGCCACATCGACTGA
- a CDS encoding redox-regulated ATPase YchF — protein MLSIALAGKPNAGKSTFYTAATMAEVDVANYPFTTIDANRGVSYVRTSCPCLERDERCNSDDCRDGKRYVPVELIDVAGLVPGAHEGKGLGNQFLDELTNADVIVNVVDASGGTNEKGEPVDVGSHDPIDDVDFIETEMDMWLAGIVDRNWEGIERASRSPDFDLDDELAEMLSGFGASPTDIATILRDLSYPSDPIQWDDEHREALATAVRERTKPIVVAANKIDLAPAENVERLLKLDKPVIATTAEGELALRRAADADLIAYDPGDETLEISGGVNDAQREALDGLAETMDDWDGTGVQAALDYAVYDLLDHLTAYPVEDASKWSDGSGNVLPDAFLLPTGSTPVDLAYEVHSDIGDGYLHAVDAKSAREISDSYELEEGDVIKIVSTA, from the coding sequence ATGCTCTCGATCGCGCTTGCCGGAAAGCCAAACGCCGGCAAGTCCACGTTCTACACCGCGGCGACCATGGCCGAGGTCGACGTCGCCAACTACCCGTTCACGACGATCGACGCGAACCGGGGCGTCAGCTACGTCCGGACGTCCTGTCCATGTCTGGAGCGAGACGAACGGTGTAACAGCGACGACTGCCGGGACGGGAAGCGATACGTGCCCGTCGAACTGATCGACGTCGCCGGCCTGGTTCCGGGCGCCCACGAGGGCAAGGGGCTCGGAAACCAGTTTCTCGACGAGTTGACGAACGCCGACGTCATCGTCAACGTCGTCGACGCCTCGGGCGGAACGAACGAGAAAGGCGAACCCGTCGACGTCGGTTCGCACGATCCGATCGACGACGTCGACTTCATCGAGACCGAGATGGACATGTGGCTCGCCGGGATCGTCGACCGGAACTGGGAGGGAATCGAGCGCGCCTCGCGCTCGCCCGACTTCGACCTCGACGACGAACTCGCCGAGATGCTCTCGGGCTTTGGCGCCTCGCCGACCGACATCGCGACCATCCTCAGGGATCTCTCGTACCCGTCCGATCCGATCCAGTGGGACGACGAACACCGGGAGGCGCTGGCAACGGCGGTCCGCGAACGCACGAAACCGATCGTCGTCGCCGCGAACAAGATCGATCTCGCGCCGGCAGAAAACGTCGAACGCCTCCTCAAACTCGATAAACCCGTAATCGCGACCACCGCCGAGGGCGAACTCGCGCTGCGCAGAGCGGCTGACGCGGACCTGATCGCGTACGATCCGGGCGACGAAACGCTCGAGATATCCGGCGGGGTGAACGACGCCCAGCGAGAGGCACTCGACGGGCTCGCCGAGACGATGGACGACTGGGATGGCACCGGCGTGCAAGCAGCCCTGGATTACGCCGTCTACGACCTGCTCGACCACCTCACGGCCTATCCAGTCGAGGACGCCTCGAAGTGGTCCGACGGCAGCGGCAACGTCCTCCCCGACGCCTTCTTGCTACCGACCGGTTCGACGCCCGTCGATCTCGCGTACGAGGTTCACTCGGACATCGGCGACGGCTACCTCCACGCCGTCGACGCGAAGTCCGCTCGTGAGATCTCCGATAGCTACGAACTCGAAGAAGGAGACGTCATCAAAATCGTCTCGACGGCCTGA
- a CDS encoding GNAT family N-acetyltransferase has product MGIADSLEFGHTDREAIYQYVERHGTASMDELERELPVDPGGLRHHVAILKRDGYLTAKDGTYHVALDAGAEEEYRTDEFSFHIRPARQEDLAGIVGAIRQVAEERTYIVAESVADEIDHQNALLRHNEIESRMFFVATVDDEVVGWVHLHAPELDKLTHTAELTVGVIEEYRSHGIGSHLLSRGLEWAGSKGYEKVYNSAPSTNEVAISFLEEHGWETEAVREGHYKIDGEYVDEVMMAVSL; this is encoded by the coding sequence ATGGGAATAGCCGACAGTCTGGAGTTCGGTCACACGGATCGGGAGGCGATCTATCAGTACGTCGAGCGACACGGGACCGCCTCGATGGACGAACTGGAACGCGAACTCCCCGTCGATCCGGGCGGGCTCAGACACCACGTCGCGATCTTGAAACGAGACGGGTACCTGACGGCAAAGGATGGTACCTACCACGTCGCCCTCGACGCCGGTGCCGAAGAGGAGTACCGAACGGACGAGTTCTCGTTTCACATCCGACCGGCTCGCCAGGAAGACCTCGCCGGGATCGTCGGGGCGATCCGGCAGGTCGCCGAGGAACGAACCTACATCGTCGCCGAGAGCGTCGCCGACGAGATCGACCACCAGAACGCCCTCCTCAGGCACAACGAGATCGAATCCCGGATGTTCTTCGTCGCGACCGTCGACGACGAGGTCGTCGGCTGGGTGCACCTCCACGCTCCCGAACTCGACAAGCTGACTCACACCGCAGAACTCACCGTCGGCGTCATCGAGGAGTACCGCAGCCACGGAATCGGTTCCCACCTCCTCTCTCGGGGGCTCGAGTGGGCCGGCTCGAAGGGATACGAGAAGGTGTACAACAGCGCGCCGTCGACCAACGAGGTCGCGATCTCGTTTCTCGAAGAACACGGCTGGGAGACCGAAGCCGTTCGAGAGGGCCACTACAAGATCGACGGCGAGTACGTCGACGAGGTCATGATGGCAGTCTCGCTCTAA
- a CDS encoding A/G-specific adenine glycosylase: MSADSGCDRLPPETDQIRTALREWYEDEHRSFPWRETDDPYAILVCEVMSQQTQLDRVLDAWNGFLDRWPTVDELAAAERADVVGFWSEQRLGYNNRARYLHEAAEQVVDRYDGSFPTDPRELQELMGVGPYTANAVASFAFNNGDAVVDTNVKRVLYRAFDVPDDDAAFEAVARELMPANSSRLWNNAIMELGGVACEKKPRCDERACPWRAWCRAYEDGDFTAPDVPTQPAFEGSRRQMRGRVIAALKEHGTQRLADLGPRVRVDYRDDGTYGREWLAGLLEDLAEDGLVDVRTRSDGDRVARLKR, encoded by the coding sequence ATGAGCGCGGATTCCGGATGCGACCGGTTGCCCCCCGAAACGGACCAGATTCGAACGGCCCTCCGCGAGTGGTACGAGGACGAACACCGATCGTTTCCCTGGCGCGAGACCGACGACCCGTACGCGATCTTGGTCTGTGAGGTGATGAGCCAGCAAACGCAGCTCGATCGGGTCCTCGACGCCTGGAACGGGTTTCTCGATAGGTGGCCGACCGTCGACGAGCTCGCAGCGGCCGAGCGAGCCGACGTCGTCGGGTTCTGGAGCGAACAGCGACTCGGATACAACAACCGCGCCCGGTACCTGCACGAAGCGGCCGAACAGGTCGTCGATCGCTACGACGGGTCGTTCCCAACGGACCCGCGCGAACTCCAGGAGCTGATGGGAGTGGGACCATACACCGCGAATGCGGTCGCCAGTTTCGCGTTCAACAACGGCGACGCGGTGGTCGATACGAACGTAAAGCGGGTGCTCTACCGGGCGTTCGACGTCCCCGACGACGATGCGGCGTTCGAAGCGGTCGCTCGCGAGCTCATGCCGGCGAACTCCTCGCGGCTGTGGAACAACGCGATCATGGAACTCGGCGGAGTGGCCTGCGAGAAGAAGCCGCGATGTGACGAACGGGCGTGTCCGTGGCGCGCGTGGTGTCGCGCTTACGAGGACGGCGACTTCACCGCCCCGGACGTCCCGACGCAGCCCGCATTCGAGGGAAGTCGACGACAAATGCGTGGCAGAGTCATCGCGGCCCTGAAAGAACACGGAACGCAGCGTCTCGCCGACCTCGGGCCGCGGGTACGCGTCGATTACCGCGACGATGGGACGTACGGTCGAGAGTGGTTAGCCGGGCTGCTCGAAGACCTCGCTGAGGACGGCCTTGTCGACGTGCGAACGAGAAGCGACGGGGATCGAGTGGCACGACTCAAACGGTGA
- a CDS encoding DNA-methyltransferase, with the protein METTHRVLIGDSRELDAICDESVELVVTSPPYPMIEMWDELFVELDPEIGRALDAGDGRAAFDAMHAQLGRVWDELERVLVDGGIACINVGDATRSIDGSFRVYPNHARILSAFESRGFDPLPDVLWRKPTNSAAKFMGSGMLPPNAYVTLEHEHILIFRKGGERRSYEPGADRRYEAAYFWEERNQWFSDLWTAVRGELQELKAEELRERSAAFPFEIPYRLCCMYSAHGDTVLDPFWGTGTTSLAAMCAGRHSIGCELDPGFADVFADRVESVPSLSRSVTRQRLDRHRAFVAQRRDDGNSFSYDATHYDVPVTTKQEREIRFYGVTDVETDRDRSTITYRTRHEPIDSEELEPERVPDSN; encoded by the coding sequence ATGGAGACGACTCATCGCGTACTGATCGGTGATTCACGCGAACTCGATGCGATCTGCGACGAGTCTGTCGAGCTGGTCGTAACGTCGCCACCGTATCCGATGATCGAGATGTGGGACGAGCTGTTCGTCGAACTCGATCCCGAGATCGGACGAGCGCTGGACGCTGGAGACGGCCGGGCGGCGTTCGACGCGATGCACGCCCAGCTCGGACGCGTCTGGGACGAACTGGAGCGCGTTCTCGTCGACGGCGGAATCGCGTGTATCAACGTCGGCGACGCGACGCGGTCGATCGACGGCTCCTTTCGCGTCTATCCAAATCACGCGCGGATCCTCTCTGCGTTCGAATCGCGCGGCTTCGATCCGCTTCCCGACGTGCTCTGGCGAAAGCCGACCAACAGCGCGGCGAAGTTCATGGGAAGCGGGATGCTCCCGCCGAACGCGTACGTGACGCTCGAGCACGAACACATCCTTATCTTTCGGAAGGGCGGCGAGCGTCGGTCCTACGAACCGGGGGCGGATCGGCGGTACGAGGCGGCGTACTTCTGGGAGGAACGAAATCAGTGGTTCTCGGACCTCTGGACGGCCGTCCGGGGCGAACTTCAGGAGCTAAAGGCCGAGGAGCTTCGCGAACGCTCGGCGGCGTTTCCGTTCGAGATCCCCTACCGACTGTGTTGCATGTACAGCGCGCACGGCGACACGGTTCTCGATCCGTTCTGGGGCACCGGGACGACGTCGCTCGCCGCGATGTGTGCGGGTAGACACTCGATCGGCTGTGAACTAGATCCCGGATTCGCCGACGTCTTCGCCGATCGGGTCGAGTCGGTACCGTCACTTTCGCGGTCGGTGACACGACAGCGCCTCGATCGTCACCGAGCGTTCGTCGCCCAGCGTCGCGACGACGGAAACTCGTTCTCTTACGACGCAACGCACTACGACGTCCCCGTGACAACAAAGCAAGAGCGCGAGATCAGGTTCTACGGGGTGACAGACGTCGAGACCGATCGGGACCGATCGACCATCACGTACCGAACACGCCACGAACCCATCGACAGCGAGGAACTCGAACCAGAACGAGTTCCCGACTCGAACTGA